From the Primulina tabacum isolate GXHZ01 chromosome 15, ASM2559414v2, whole genome shotgun sequence genome, one window contains:
- the LOC142527456 gene encoding phospholipase A(1) DAD1, chloroplastic-like produces the protein MRISTIKCVRPCTSSNVTTQHPTVTDTRPTKKISLSQQNYLKCGFLDSNDGSKNLALMEPAKVGKRWREYQGIKNWEGLLDPLDENLRREIIRYGNFVEATYQSCNLDVSSPFCGTCRYPKRDLLSESGFRETGYRVCRNLTANSGIRLPRWMPSWMALQSSWIGYVAVCQNKKEIARLGRRDVVIALRGTVTCLEWLENLRATLTPLSNNTHHGSDSDGYPDPDSEVPMVESGFLSLYTSTFENRPSLQTLLKQEISRILEKYGNEPLSFTITGHSLGAALATVAAYDIKKTFENSALVTVISFAGPRVGNWSFRCELEKQGTKILRIVNSDDLITKVPGFVIENNEQSQFSDNIQVNNVAAGLGGWVQKLVEGQWVYADVGCELRLSSRDSPYLSGINIATCHDLKTYLHLVDGFVGSNCPFRATARKIINKNLGTG, from the coding sequence ATGCGGATTTCGACTATTAAATGCGTACGGCCATGCACCTCATCGAATGTCACAACTCAGCACCCCACTGTCACTGATACGAGACCCACCAAGAAAATTAGTTTAAGCCAGCAAAATTACTTAAAATGTGGTTTCTTAGATAGCAATGATGGGTCCAAGAACTTGGCCTTGATGGAACCAGCCAAGGTTGGCAAGAGGTGGAGGGAGTACCAGGGGATCAAGAATTGGGAAGGACTGCTCGACCCACTCGACGAAAACTTGCGACGCGAGATCATTCGTTATGGGAACTTCGTCGAGGCCACTTACCAGTCCTGCAATCTGGACGTTTCATCTCCATTCTGTGGTACTTGTCGTTACCCTAAAAGAGACCTGCTCAGTGAGTCGGGATTCAGGGAAACGGGTTATAGAGTTTGTAGGAATCTGACCGCTAATTCGGGGATTCGATTGCCCCGATGGATGCCATCCTGGATGGCCTTGCAGTCCAGTTGGATCGGTTATGTGGCGGTTTGCCAGAACAAGAAAGAGATTGCCAGGCTGGGGAGACGGGACGTGGTCATTGCATTGCGTGGCACGGTGACTTGTCTCGAATGGCTAGAAAATCTGAGGGCAACCTTAACTCCCCTCTCCAACAACACCCACCACGGTTCTGATTCCGACGGTTATCCCGATCCTGACTCGGAGGTACCGATGGTGGAGAGTGGATTTTTGAGTTTATACACCTCCACGTTTGAAAACCGGCCAAGTTTACAAACTCTGCTGAAACAAGAGATATCACGAATCCTGGAAAAATACGGGAATGAACCGTTGAGCTTCACCATCACCGGCCACTCCCTTGGGGCAGCGTTGGCTACTGTCGCCGCCTACGACATCaaaaaaacttttgaaaactCGGCCCTTGTCACCGTGATCTCCTTCGCGGGGCCGAGAGTCGGGAACTGGAGCTTCAGGTGTGAGCTGGAGAAGCAAGGCACCAAAATCTTGCGCATTGTCAACTCCGATGATCTCATTACCAAAGTCCCAGGATTCGTCATAGAAAATAACGAACAGAGTCAGTTTTCAGACAATATTCAAGTCAACAACGTTGCGGCGGGTCTTGGCGGATGGGTTCAGAAGCTTGTGGAAGGACAATGGGTCTACGCCGATGTTGGCTGCGAGCTGCGACTGAGCAGCCGTGACTCGCCGTACTTGAGTGGCATCAACATTGCCACATGCCACGATCTCAAGACTTATCTTCATCTCGTTGACGGATTCGTGGGTTCGAACTGTCCCTTCCGGGCTACCGCAAGaaaaataattaacaaaaacCTGGGCACCGGATAA